GCGATTTGAAACTTTTTGCAATGATCGGTGCATTTCTCGGCTTTAAACCTTTGTTTTTTATATTATTTTTCAGTTCGCTCGCAGGCGTAATTGTGGGACTGCCGTTTATTGTTTGGAAAAAAAGCCGGAACTTCCCAATTCCCTTCGGCCCCTTTATTTCTCTTGCAACAATTTTTTATATTTTCTATGGTAACAGGATTATTGATATTTATCTGAATAAAATGTATTTGTAGGAGGAGAATTTGTTGCCTTTAAAAGATCAGCTTCAGCACATAAAAAGAGGGGCTGAAGAGGTTATCGTTGAAGAAGAACTGGTTAGAAAGATAGAGAAATCTATAAAAGAAGAGAAGCCTCTCAGGGTAAAAGCCGGTTTCGATCCGACAGCTCCCGATTTGCATCTTGGACACACAGTGCTGATACAAAAGTTAAAACATTTTCAGGAACTGGGACACCAGGTGATTTTTCTAATAGGTGATTTTACCGGTATGATAGGTGATCCTTCAGGAAAGTCTGAAACCAGAAAGGCTTTGACGAGGGAAGAAATAGTGAAAAATGCTGAAACGTATAAAGAGCAGGTTTTTAAAATACTGGATCCGGAGAAAACGGAGATTGCTTTCAACAGTCACTGGATGAATAAGATGACTGCCGCGGACATGATTAAGCTGGCTTCACAGCACACCGTTGCAAGAATGCTGGAAAGGGATGATTTTAACAAGCGCTATAAATCCAACAGGTCAATTAGTATTCATGAGTTTTTATATCCTTTGGTTCAGGCTTATGACTCTGTTGCTTTAAGGGCAGACGTAGAGTTAGGGGGGACTGATCAGAAATTCAACCTTCTTGTGGGAAGAGAAATTCAGAAGGCCTACGGGCAGGAATCCCAAATCGCTTTGACTATGCCTATACTTGAAGGTCTTGACGGTGTGCAGAAGATGAGTAAATCTTTAAACAATTATGTAGGTATTACCGAAAGTCCATCGGATATGTTTGGTAAACTTATGTCTATTTCAGATGAGCTTATGTTCCGCTACATGCTTTTACTGAGCGACAGAAGTATGAAATCCATAGAAGATTTAAAAAAGGACATCAAAAACGGCAGGCTGCATCCGATGGATGTGAAAAAGGATTTTGCATGTGAAATTGTGGAAAAATTCCACGATAAAAGTGCAGCAGAAAAAGCCAAATCGGATTTTGAAAGGGTGTTCTCCAAAAGGGAAAATCCGGAGGATATGCCTGTTTTGGAAGTTAATGGTGAAAGTATGCTGGAGATAATAAGAAAGCTGAATTTTGCTTCAAGCAACAGTGATGCCAGAAGGCTTGCCAAGCAGGGGGCTGTATCTGTGAACGGGGAGAAAATCAGTGATATTGAGATGAGCCCGGCAGCCGGAGAATATACTTTAAAAGTTGGTAAACGTAAGTTTGCCAGAATAATATGCAAATAACGGGAGGTTAATTGTGGTTACCGTTAGACCTTTTAGAGGAGTAAGATACAATCTGGAAAAAGCCCTTTTGAAACATGTTGTTTCACCCCCCTATGATGTGATAAGCGAGAGTGAAAGAGAGAGCTTTAAAACAAAATCACCGTATAACGTTGTCCATCTTATTCTGCCCGAGGGCAAAAACAAGTACAATAATGCCGGTAAACTCTACAATCAATGGAAATCGGAAAAAGTCCTGGTAAAAGATGATGTGCCGTCATTTTACGTTTATGAGCAGGAGTACAGGTACGAAGGCAAAAAATATGTCAGGACCGGTTTTGTTGGTTTGATGAAGCTGGAAGAATTTGGTAAAGGGAAAGTTTTCCCCCATGAAAAGACGTTGGCCGGACCCAAAAAAGACCGATACGAGCTGATGAAGGCTTGCAAAGCGAACTTCAGCCAGATTTTCGGACTTTATCTGGATAAGGAAAATGAGCTGGAAAAGGCTTTTGCCAGTGCGAAGAAGACGATGCCTGCAGCTTCAGCAGTTGATGATGACGGCGTCAAGAATTCTTTATGGCTTATACAGGATCAGGATATTGTTAATAAAATATCCAGGTTTATGTCAAACAAATCTATTTATATTGCTGATGGGCATCACAGGTACGAGACCTCTCTTAATCTGAGGGACTTTTTCAGAAAGCAGAACAAAGATGCAGCAGATGAGTTAAAGCCTTACGACTTTGCAATGATGATGTTTGTCAATTTTTATGACGAAGGTCTAAAGATATTTCCCACTCACAGAGTGGTTGATATAGATGATAAATTTGACGAAAAAGTGTTTTTTGAGAAGCTTGAGAATTATTTTGTAGTTGAGGAGATTGAGCATACCCGCTATGAGAAGTTTCTGAATAAGAAAGAGAATTGCAAGATAGTAATGGTTTACGGGGACAAATATTACGGTCTGTCAATTAAGGACGACGATTATGAAAAACTTCACCCCGTTTACCGAAGAGTTGACACTTATATCCTTCAGGAACTTATCTTAAAAGGTGTCATGGGCTTTTCCGAAGATAAACTTCTTAATAAAGAAGGCATTTCTTTTATGCAGAGCGAGGAGAAAGTACGTGAAGCAGCTGAAAAAAATAAAGCAGTCGGATTCATATTGAACGGTGTACCTATTGAAGTTGTCAGAGAAATTTCTGAAAATGGATATGTGATGCCGCAAAAATCCACTTATTTTTATCCGAAATTACAGACAGGTCTTGTTTTTAATGATATTTGATTTGGGGTGTCTGTTCCTGATACCCCATCTGTCACAATTGAATTATAATTGATTAAAACCCCGGTTTCCTGCGGGATATAAAATATTTTTTATATTTGTTTAATTTTGAATGGTTATAAAATTCACTTTATATTTTCTTAAATATACCAATAGTTTTTGGAATAAAGTCGGTTTAAACAATTTGACAAACCCTGTTTTTTTTTATATAAAACAATTATATTATGCTATCATGAAAATAGATGTTATACTTTAACTGACTAACTGCTGAATATAAAGTCTTTGCGGATAACGGCAAAGGTTTTAATATACATTGTATGGATAAGACGGTTTAAAGAGCCGCTTAGAAAAAAGCGAGTAAAGGAGGTACGTGATTATGTTTAACAAATTCAGAAAGTTAGGAATCAGCTTCTTAGCAGTAGGGTTGTTTGCACTTTTATCAGCTGGTGTTGCTTCAGCCCAGGTTACACTTGAGGACATTAAAGAAAGAGGATTTGTTCGTGTTGCCACTGCAAATGAAATCCCCTACGGTTATGTAGATGCAGGCGGTAATGCAATGGGAGCCGGACCGGAAGTTGCCAGAGCGGTATTGAAAAGAATGGGTATTGAAGATATTCAGTGGGTTGTAACAAGTTTCAGTTCTCTGATCCCCGGCTTAAAAGCAAATCGTTTTGATATGGCGGCAGCAGAGCAGGCCATTCTGCCTCCGCGTTGTAAACAGGTGGATTATGCTACAGTGCCCAATTCCTCCTATGGTGAAGGACTGCTGGTGAAAGCCGGAAATCCTAAAGATATTCATTCACATAGGGACTTTGCTAAGCGTGAAGATCTGAAAGTTGCCATTATGGCTGGTGCCGATCAGCTTGAAATGCTTCAGGAGATTGATGTCCCACAGTCACAAATGGTTATGATTCAGACAAATGCTGACGCTATTTCAACTGTAGCCACAGGAAGAGCCGATGCTTATGCTGCAACAGGACTTACTGCAGCTAATTTGGCGAAGAAGAGTGATAAAGTTGAACTGGCCGATCCTTTTGTAGATCCTGTGATAGATGGTAAAGAGATCCGTAGCTGGGGCAGCTTTACCTTTAATAAAGGATCCGATGATTTTCGCTTAGCGTTCAGTAAAGAGCTGAAAAAGTTTAAAAAGACTGATGAGTGGAGAAATATTCTCGAGAAAAACGGATTTACACCTGCTGACATAGAAGGTTCTTTTAAACATACTACTAAAGAGCTTTGCTCCGGAGAAGGTATTTAAGTAAAACTGTATCACATAGGCGCCCGGTTTTAAAAAGCCGGGCGCTTTCTTATTATATCCCTGCATACAGGGTAGCGGAGGGATGAATGAACTGGATAGATTATTTGGGACCAATGATGGATGGGGCATGGATTACTGTTAAGTTAACGTTCTATTCCACCATTCTCGGAGCCATCTTTTCTTTTATGTTTGGACTCGGAAAGCTTTCCCGGCACTGGTATTTTAAAGTCCCCTCCGTTACATATATTGAAGTCTTCAGGGGCACTTCTTTGCTGGTGCAGATGTTTTGGCTGTTTTATGCTTTACCTCTGGTAGGCCAGTTTATGGGAGTTGATACTCGTATTCCGCCTGTTATTGCGGGAATTCTGGCATTATCTGCAAATATAGGTGCATATGGCGCTGAGGTTGTGCGGGGTGCCATACAGGCAGTATCTAAAAAACAATACGAAGCGGCTACTGCTCTCAATTTTACTCCCAAACAAACATTATGGCGTATCGCTCTGCCTCAGGCAATACCTGAAATGATGCCGCCTTTTGGCAATCTTGCCATTCAAAATTTGAAGGATACCGCTTTGGTTTCTCTTATTACAATATCGGATTTGGCCTTTGTCTCGGAAAGGCTTAGAAATCTAACACAGGAAAGTGCCGTGGTCTATACACTGGCTCTTTTTATGTACTTCGGTATGGCTCTGGTACTGGCAGGTATGCTTAAAATGCTAAGCCAGTATGTTGGAACCTGGCGCCGTGCAGCGGGAGGTAAGTGATGTTATACGGGATTGAATGGGTTACAACTTCAAATCTTGCTTTTGCAGCGTCTATTCTACCTATTTTACTGATAGGGCTTGTTACAACATTAAAAGCTACAGTTGTGGGTTTTATTTTGGCAATGATTATCGGTTTGATATTGGCAGCCTTAAAGGGAGCACCGTTGAAGATAATCAGCTATCCGGCTGCATTTGTTATTGAATTTTTGCGGGACACCCCGCTGCTTATACAGTTGTTTTTTGTTTTTTATGTTCTCCCTCAGCTTACCGGGATTACTCTTCCGGCATTTGTTGCCGGAGCTGTTGCGCTTGGTTTGCAGTACAGCGCATATTGTGCCGAAGTTTACAGAGGCGGGCTGGAAGCGGTGCCATGGGGGCAGCACGAGGCACTTAAAGCTTTAAACTTACCACCTGCTTATGGTTTTTTTCATATTATTCTGCCCCAGGCTGTACCACGTATTATACCGGCGCTGGGGAATTATCTTGTTTCAATTATGAAAGATGTCCCCATCTTAAGTGTTGTCACTGTTCTGGAAATGATGACCCTGGCCAGAATTATCGGAGACAGAACTTATAATTATCTCGTTCCTCTTTCTTTGGTAGGGGGACTGTATCTTATATTAACACTGCTGTCATCATTCTTAGTGCGTTTTATAGATATGAAACTTCCCAAGAGCGGAATACCACTTAAATAAGCGAGGTAAAAATGAGCGAACCTATGATTAAATTTGATAAAGTTACAAAAAAATTCGGTGATGTGGTGGTTCTAGATGAGCTTGAGTTTGAGGTCCAGCCTAATGAGATGGTAACGATTATTGGACCTTCGGGTTCCGGTAAATCAACGATACTCAGGATTTTGATGACATTGGAGCCAATAAATGGTGGTGTGGTTTATGTTGACGGTGAGCCATTATGGCATGAAGAACGCAACGGCAAGCTTATCCCTGCAAGCCAACAACATTTGAGAAAAATGCGCTCAAAGCTCGGAATGGTTTTCCAGCAGTTTAACCTGTTTCCGCATATGACAGTTCGCCGTAATCTGACGGAGGCACCTATAAGGGTGCTGGGGCTTTCAAAAAAGGAAGCTGTCGAAAGGGCTGATGAGCTTCTTGAATTGGTGGGGCTGTCTGATCAGGCGGATAAATTTCCCGCACAGCTTTCCGGTGGGCAGCAGCAGCGCGTTGGTATAGCCAGGTCTTTGGCTATGAGACCTAAAATTCTGCTTTTTGATGAACCGACTTCTGCACTTGATCCGGAGCTTGTTGGTGAAGTTTTACAGGTAATCCGTCAGCTGGCTGAGCAGCATGAATTTACTATGCTTCTTGTTACGCACGAGATTCCTTTTGCCAGACAGGTGTCTGACAGGGTATGTTTTATCGATGGCGGATCGATTGTGGAGCAGGGGTCGCCGGCTGACATATTGACGGAGCCGAAAGAAGAGAGAACTAAAGAGTTTCTGCACGCTGTACTGCATCCGGATGAATAAATTTGTTGTGTGGTGTATTGGTATATTAGTTGAGTGGTATATTTGTTATTAGTAAACTCAGCCGGTAACTTCACAGCAGTAACTACCTCAAATACCAAGCATCCCGCCACAATTTGGTGGGCGGGATGTGCGCGGTTGGCACCTCAAATACTTTAAATTCACAGCGTAAAATATTCAGCCGTCGGGTTGTGAACGATGAGTGCACTTGTACTAAACTCTGGCACCATCTGATAAGTCTCAGTCAGGCTGATATTTATTTTCTCCATTGAAAGCAGATCACCAATAATTTTATTTCCATACAGATCCGGACATGATGGATAACCGAAACTGTAGCGCAGGCCTCGGTATTTTGCGTTAAGTATTCCGTCAATAGAACCGGAGTCCTTATTATCTATTTTAAGTTCTTCTCTTATCCTTTTATGCCAGAATTCCGCCAAAGCTTCTGTTAGTTCTGTAAAGAAGCCGTGAAGAAGAAAATATTTCTTGTAGCTGTGGTTTTCTTTCAATTGTTTTGTGTACTCCGCCGGTTCATTTCCGAGGGTTACGATTTGCAGCGGTAAAACATCAAATTCCCCTGATTTGTGGTCCTTGAAATAGTCAGGAATACTGAGAAACGGTGGTTTGGAACTTCTCGGGAAAACAACATCAGCGAGCAGTTTCTCGTCTTCATCATATATTTTTAATGTTTCCTCACTGCTCTGGCACTTGAAATATCCATAACTTACTTTAGGATTAATTTTGATTTCATTGTTAAGTTTTAGCAGTATCTCGTTGTATTCACTGTCAGCTTCATCTTTTAATAATTTCATATATTCTGCTTCGGTACTTGCACTGCTCTTTTTATAGCCCCATCGTGTTTTATAAAGGGTCTGCCTGTTCATAAACTTCAACGCATCGTTAATATCAATATTCTCTTCAATTTTGCTGCCCCAGAAAGGCGGGATAGGTATATCGTCCGTACTCAGATCGTTTCTTGTTTGCTCGTCGCCTGTTGTATCTGATTTTACTTGATTAATCTGTGGTTTTCCTGAAATTTTTCTTCTTTGGGATGGTTTTGTTTTCAGGTATTTAAGAGCAGAAAAAGCATCTGCACAGTAGTGTACTTTTCCCTCAAGAAGCGGCTCACATTCGTTTTTTACAAACCCTTCAGTAAGTGCGGCACCGCCCAGCAGAACGGTTGTGTCCAGTTGCATTTGAGCTATCTCAGCTATATTTTCCTTCATTATGCCGGTGGATTTGACAAGCAAACCGCTCATACCTATTGCATCCGCTTTTACCTCTTTCGCCCTTTCAATCATTTCATCGACAGGAACCTTTATTCCCAAATTATACACTTCGTAACCGTTATTGGATAAAATAATTTCCACAAGGTTTTTACCTATGTCATGCACATCACCTTTTACAGTGGCCAAAATGACTTTACCTTTTGTTTCCGTGTCTTCTTTGTTAATAAATTTTTCCAGATAGGTGACAGATTTCTTCATGACTTCAGCAGACTGAAGTACAAAAGGCAGGAGCATTTTGCCGCTGCCGAAGAGTTCTCCGATCTCTTTCATTCCGGGCATCAGAATGTCATTAATTATTTCAAAAGGTTTGTATTTTTGCAGAAGAGTGTCTATTACTTTTTCAAGGTCCTTTTTATTACCTTTTTTAAGCTTTTTAACCAGAGCTTCTTCTTCGGTTATATCTTCTTCAACTTCTTCTTCGCTTTGCAGGCTTTTGCCTGAAAAATGGTTAATAAATTTATTAAGTCCATTTTCACGACCGTAAATCAGATTTTTGCACAAATTTATTTCATGTTTATCCATAGAGGATAGATTAATAAGTTTCGATGCATGGACAATCGCCATATCCAGACCGTTTTCCACTGCTTCTTCCAGAAAAACGGCGTTTAGAAAAATCCTGCTTTCTTTGGATAGTCCGAATGAAACATTGCTGACTCCCAATACCGTTTTTGCTCCTTTCAATCTGTCTTTTATCATTTTTATGGCGTTTAATGTTTCCACAGCTGCAAACTTAAGGGAAGTATCTCCGCTTCCGATGGAGAAAGTCAGCGGGTCGAATATCAGCCCTTCAGGAGCAAGATTGTATTGTTTAGTCCATATATTATAAATCTTTTCAGCAATTTTAAATTTCTCATCTGCTGTCATTGCCATGCCGTTTTCATCAATAGTAAGAGCGATAACGTTGGCAGGGTAGTCTTGAACAAGCTTAAGTATTTTGTGCAGCTTGCCACCGCCGTCTTCAAGGTTTATTGAATTGATAATGGGTTTTCCCGAATAATTTTTAAGAGCAGTTTCTATCACCGGAGGCTCCGTTGAGTCAATTACAATGGGAGCGGAAAGGGTTTTATTTAATAAGCTGACAAAATGCTGCATATCAAACATTTCATCTCGCCCTGCATATGCAACACAAACATCGATAAAATGGGCTCCGGCGTCTTCCTGCTCTTTGGCGACATTTAACATTCCCTCATAATCGTTGTTTAACAATAATTCTCTGAAAGCTTTACTGCCGTTGGCATTTGCCCTCTCACCTATTATAGCAGGAGGTGGTGTCTGTGTCAGTGAAGTGGATGTGTATAGACTTGATGACAGACCTGCAGCTGTCCCGGAAGGTTTTAAAGGATGAAAAGATTTTGCTATATTTTTCAGTTGTTTTATATGTTCGTAACCGGTACCGCAGCACCCACCGATAATATTCAGCGGCAATTCATCCAGCAATCCTTTGAATATTTCAGCCATCTTCCCGGGTGTCATCGTGTAAACGGTTTTCCCGTTAACATTTTCAGGCAGACCTGCATTAGGTATGCATGATACACTTCTGTTCCAGTATTTGGTAAGTTCGCTGAGTGGTTTATGCATCATATCCGGCCCCAGGCCGCAATTCAGCCCCAAAGAAAATACCGGATAGGAGCCGATGAGTGCAGCGGCTGCTGAAATGTCAGAGCCTACAAGCATTGTGCCTGTATTCTCAACAGTTACCGAAACACTTACCGGTAAATCGATTTTTAATTCTTCAAGGTTATCAAAAATCGCTTTCAAAGCGGCCTTTATCTGCAATAAATCCTGCGAAGTTTCCACGATTAATCCGTCGACGCCCCCATCTATCAGACCTTTTGACTGCTCTTTATACATTTCGTACAAATCGTCAAATGATATCTGGGAAAGGCTGGGCAGTTTAGTTCCGGGGCCCATCGATCCGAAAACAAACTTATCGGAGAATTCATCGGCAGCCCCGCGGGCCAATTTCGCCCCGGCAACATTTATTTCGTATGCTTGATCTTCAAGGCCGTACTCACTTAAAATCAGTCTTGTGGCACCGAAAGTGTTTGTCTCAGCAACGTCAGCTCCAGCCTGAAAATACTTTCTGTGAATATTTTTCATGATTTCCGGAGCACTGATATTAAGGTATTCATTACACCCATGAAAATCCCCCCATAATGTTTCGGGGATTGATTCATTCTGAATTGTGGTGCCCATTCCGCCGTCGAAAACGACTATATTCCTTTCCGCAAATTTTCTAAACATTTCCATCTCTCTATAAACTTTTAATATTCTTAAACAGGTAATGTACAATAAAAATATAAACAGATTTTTTCAAGCTGTATTTTATTGCAACTCTCTCATTTTTTAGGAGCTATGACATTTTGTTGGTGCTAAGCGTTAAGCTTACATGGCCTAGGAGCAAGGAGAAAAGTCCAGATTGAGGCAGATATTTAGAAAGTTGATATAATTGTTTGCACGATTACCTTTTAACTTATTTAATACATCTACAAACCATACTACCCTAAGACCCTTATTACCTCAATAACATCAACTACCTCAATCACCTCCAACTACCTCTTTCTTACCCATCATCCATCGCACATTACTCATCACGGTATCACGCATTACGGTATACACCTTAAATTTTGAAGAAGTACTTAAAAAAATTTATATATTGCGTTTTGTTATTGACTTTAATTATAAAATTATATAGAAAAAATATAGAGAGCAAGCTTGATAACACTCTCTTAATTCAATTAAAATATAATTTTACACATGAAATAAAACAGTATAATTGTGCTTGAAATTTTTCATATTTAAAATATGTCAATGTAAACTAAAATTTAACTTGTTTTTTCAATTAAGAGTTTTTTCTATTGAAAGATACACGGGTTAAGCTATGTTTTATCAATAGGCACCAAAATTAAGTATATCAATAGCTGTCGGCAGTAATTCAGACAGTTTTCAAACAACGTTGGCCTTAATTATTTACAGTGCTTGTTGTTGTACTTTTGAAAATATATTCCCGATGGGTGGTATAATGTCATTAGAGCGGGCTGAAATACTAAAATTTGCAGTTGAGTTGAGGCACAAGCTTCATTCACAGCCTGAAACTGCATGGAAAGAGTATAATACATCTGCGTATATAAGAGCAATTTTAACAGATAATAGGATACAATGGAAAAAGAGTGCTGAAACAGGAACTATCGCTGTGCTTGCACCCGAAGCTAAAGGCAGACATGTGGCATTGCGTGCGGACATTGATGCGCTTGCTATTGATGAAAAAACTGCAGCCCCTTATAAATCGCAAAATGCCGGGGTTATGCATGCCTGTGGTCATGATGGACATACATCTGCCCTTATAGCTGCCGCTCTTATATTGAAAGAAAATGAGGAAAAGCTGGGCGGACCTGTAACTTTGGTATTTCAGCCGGGTGAGGAAGGCGGACACGGAGCAAAGAGAATATTGGAAGAAGGGTGTCTGAAAGATGTGGATTGTATTTTCGGCTGGCATAACTGGCCGGGTATAAAATTTGGTGAGGCAGCTTGCCCGGACGGTGTGGTCATGGCTGCAAACGGTACTTTTCATATCGACTTTTACGGTAAAGGCGGACATTCAAGTCAGCCTGAAATCTGTAGAGATCCGGTGCTGGCAGCATCAGCAGTGGTAACAGCGTTGCAGCAGATAGTGAGCAGACGGGTTGCCCCGCAGGACTCTGCAGTTGTTTCGGTAACATCTTTTGAAGCTCCAAGCGGCTTAACCACTATTCCGGAGCATTCAAGAATTGAAGGAAGTATACGTATTTCAGATACCCTGATGAGGGACAGAGTGGGCGAGATGATTAAGAATATTGCAGAGAAAACTGCCGATGCTTATGGGGTCAGAGCTGAAGTGGAATTGAGAAAACGTTACGGTGCCACAGTAAATGATGCTGATTCTGCGGCATATATGAGAGAATGCTTGCAAAACACGTTGGGGGAGAATTGGAAGAGCGATATAAAAATGCCTGTTATGGCTTCGGAGGATTTCAGTTATTATTTGGAAAAGATTCCCGGAGCTTATGCGCTTATAGGCAGTGATGACGGTAACGGGCACAATATTGCCTGCCACAATGCAGCTTACGATTTTAACGACAGACTGATAGAACCGGCGGCTGAATTATTAGTGAAGCTTGCCGGCATAGACAATAAATAAGAGGTGGAGTATGGCTAACAGTATGGAAATTTTTGAGCAATGGGAATCAGAAATCAGGGCTTACTGCAGAGCAGCCCCTACGGTCTTTAAATCAGCTTCCAATGCGAAGCAGGTTGATGAGAACGGCAAAGAATATGTGGATTTTTTTGCCGGGGCCGGCGTCCTGAATTTCGGTCACAACAATCCAAAGATGAAGGAAGCCATGATAGAGTTTTTAAAAGAAGACGGCGTGGCGCACAGTCTGGATATGTATACGAGTGCAAAAAGAAGTTTCATTGAGAAGTTTGTGGAAACTATTTTAAAACCGAGAAACATGAAGTATAAGATGCAGTTTACAGGCCCTACAGGGACAAATGCTGTTGAAGCGGCTTTAAAACTGGCCAGAAAAGTTACCGGCCGTGATGATGTTGTTGCATTTACCCACGGTTTTCACGGTATGACACTGGGCTCGCTAGCCTGCACTGCAAATCATTATTTCAGAAATGCAGCCGGGGTTTCACTTGACAATGTTATCAGATGGCCCTTTGGTACTGGAAAAAACTGCATGGAATCACTGGCCGATTTAAAGGCTATGTTTAACGACCCATCTTCCGGTGTAAATGCTCCTGCAGCGTTTTTGGTTGAGACAATACAGGCTGAGGGCGGTGTAAGAGTCGGCAACCTTGAATGGCTTGAAGGTATACAGCAGCTTGCCAGAGATCTTGGAGCACTTTTTATCATTGATGATATCCAGGTGGGTTGCGGCAGAACAGGCTCATATTTCAGTTTTGACGGTACAGATCTTGATCCTGATATAATTGTTCTGGCCAAGGGTATCGGCGGGTACGGAACACCCCTTGCCATGACACTTAATAAGCCTGAGTATGACGAGAAATGGAGTCCGGGAGAGCATACGGGTACATTCAGAGGTCAGGGGCTTTCGTTTGTGGCCGGGACAAAAGCGCTGGATTACTTTGACAATGATGAACTGATGAATAAAACGAAAAAACATGGTGAATACATGTCGTCTTTCCTGAAAGACCTTGCAGAGGGAAATGATGATGTGGAAGTACGCGGAAGAGGTATGATTGTAGGATTTGATGTTACGAACGGTGATAAAGCAAAAGCAATTGCACGAGAATGCTTCGAAAACGGGATGCTTATCGGTGTCTGCGGAAGCAGAGGGGAGGTTCTTAAATTTATCCCTCCTTTGACTATTCCGGAAGAGGATTTGAAAAAAGGCCTGCGGATCTTTTCTGATGCATACAAAAAAGTAATTGGGTGAGGTAAGCCATGATTGAAAGAGATGACATGACATTTCCCTTTGAGGAATACAAAAGAAGAATTGATGAGTTAAGGTCAAGGATGGCAGAAAGACTCCTGGATGCTGTTATCATCACAGATCCTGAAAACCTGCTTTATCTCACTGATTATAAAACCACCGGTTACTCATTTTTTCAAGCGCTTGTTGTACCGCTGGAAAGTGAGCCTTTCATGGTCACAAGAAAACTGGAAGAATCCAATGTAATAGCACGTACATGGGTGGAAATAACCAGACCCTATTCGGATACTGAGGATGCCATCCAGATGCTTGTGAGCAGTTTGAAAGAGATGGGGCTTTCCAAGAAAACAATTGGGTATGAAAGAAACAGCTACTTTTTCCCTGCATATCAGCAGGACTCTCTGCAGCACACTTTGACGGACGGGCGTCTAAATGATTGTTTCGGAATAGTTGAGCAGGGAAGGATTACGAAATCGAACTATGAAATTGACGTAATGAGAAAAGCAGCAAAGGCGACGGAGTGTGGAATGAGAGCCGGTATAGAAGCAGCCAAAGCCGGGGTTACTGAAAATGAAATCGGAGCCGAAATTTCTGCTGCTATGTTCAAGGCAGGCGGGGAGCCTCCGGCAGTTATGCCGTATGTGACTTCAGGCCCGAGAACAATGATCGGGCATGCAACGTGGGAAGGACGTGTGGTTCAGCCGGGTGAGCATGTGTTTATGGAAGTCGGCGGCTGCTTCAGACAATATCATACTGCAATGATGCGGACGGTTATTCTGGGTGATTTGAGTGATAATATGAGATATGCCCAGGAGAGGATGAAGTTGGCATTAAACAGTGCAAAAGATTTGATCAGACCGGGAGTTACGGTTTCCGATGTGGATAACCTTATAAGGAAT
The nucleotide sequence above comes from Flexistipes sp.. Encoded proteins:
- the metH gene encoding methionine synthase, encoding MFRKFAERNIVVFDGGMGTTIQNESIPETLWGDFHGCNEYLNISAPEIMKNIHRKYFQAGADVAETNTFGATRLILSEYGLEDQAYEINVAGAKLARGAADEFSDKFVFGSMGPGTKLPSLSQISFDDLYEMYKEQSKGLIDGGVDGLIVETSQDLLQIKAALKAIFDNLEELKIDLPVSVSVTVENTGTMLVGSDISAAAALIGSYPVFSLGLNCGLGPDMMHKPLSELTKYWNRSVSCIPNAGLPENVNGKTVYTMTPGKMAEIFKGLLDELPLNIIGGCCGTGYEHIKQLKNIAKSFHPLKPSGTAAGLSSSLYTSTSLTQTPPPAIIGERANANGSKAFRELLLNNDYEGMLNVAKEQEDAGAHFIDVCVAYAGRDEMFDMQHFVSLLNKTLSAPIVIDSTEPPVIETALKNYSGKPIINSINLEDGGGKLHKILKLVQDYPANVIALTIDENGMAMTADEKFKIAEKIYNIWTKQYNLAPEGLIFDPLTFSIGSGDTSLKFAAVETLNAIKMIKDRLKGAKTVLGVSNVSFGLSKESRIFLNAVFLEEAVENGLDMAIVHASKLINLSSMDKHEINLCKNLIYGRENGLNKFINHFSGKSLQSEEEVEEDITEEEALVKKLKKGNKKDLEKVIDTLLQKYKPFEIINDILMPGMKEIGELFGSGKMLLPFVLQSAEVMKKSVTYLEKFINKEDTETKGKVILATVKGDVHDIGKNLVEIILSNNGYEVYNLGIKVPVDEMIERAKEVKADAIGMSGLLVKSTGIMKENIAEIAQMQLDTTVLLGGAALTEGFVKNECEPLLEGKVHYCADAFSALKYLKTKPSQRRKISGKPQINQVKSDTTGDEQTRNDLSTDDIPIPPFWGSKIEENIDINDALKFMNRQTLYKTRWGYKKSSASTEAEYMKLLKDEADSEYNEILLKLNNEIKINPKVSYGYFKCQSSEETLKIYDEDEKLLADVVFPRSSKPPFLSIPDYFKDHKSGEFDVLPLQIVTLGNEPAEYTKQLKENHSYKKYFLLHGFFTELTEALAEFWHKRIREELKIDNKDSGSIDGILNAKYRGLRYSFGYPSCPDLYGNKIIGDLLSMEKINISLTETYQMVPEFSTSALIVHNPTAEYFTL
- the doeB2 gene encoding N(2)-acetyl-L-2,4-diaminobutanoate deacetylase DoeB2, which produces MSLERAEILKFAVELRHKLHSQPETAWKEYNTSAYIRAILTDNRIQWKKSAETGTIAVLAPEAKGRHVALRADIDALAIDEKTAAPYKSQNAGVMHACGHDGHTSALIAAALILKENEEKLGGPVTLVFQPGEEGGHGAKRILEEGCLKDVDCIFGWHNWPGIKFGEAACPDGVVMAANGTFHIDFYGKGGHSSQPEICRDPVLAASAVVTALQQIVSRRVAPQDSAVVSVTSFEAPSGLTTIPEHSRIEGSIRISDTLMRDRVGEMIKNIAEKTADAYGVRAEVELRKRYGATVNDADSAAYMRECLQNTLGENWKSDIKMPVMASEDFSYYLEKIPGAYALIGSDDGNGHNIACHNAAYDFNDRLIEPAAELLVKLAGIDNK
- a CDS encoding aspartate aminotransferase family protein, translated to MEIFEQWESEIRAYCRAAPTVFKSASNAKQVDENGKEYVDFFAGAGVLNFGHNNPKMKEAMIEFLKEDGVAHSLDMYTSAKRSFIEKFVETILKPRNMKYKMQFTGPTGTNAVEAALKLARKVTGRDDVVAFTHGFHGMTLGSLACTANHYFRNAAGVSLDNVIRWPFGTGKNCMESLADLKAMFNDPSSGVNAPAAFLVETIQAEGGVRVGNLEWLEGIQQLARDLGALFIIDDIQVGCGRTGSYFSFDGTDLDPDIIVLAKGIGGYGTPLAMTLNKPEYDEKWSPGEHTGTFRGQGLSFVAGTKALDYFDNDELMNKTKKHGEYMSSFLKDLAEGNDDVEVRGRGMIVGFDVTNGDKAKAIARECFENGMLIGVCGSRGEVLKFIPPLTIPEEDLKKGLRIFSDAYKKVIG